The following are encoded in a window of Thermodesulfobacterium geofontis OPF15 genomic DNA:
- a CDS encoding N-glycosylase/DNA lyase encodes MLRDNIGLELKNLDKIPIPVDIHVIRATLATGVIRGNFKTEKNKLTKYTQEVWFESFKKLQNEGIDLIPLNMDKPLWYLSKNGCYRRDKITGDCPYYSECIAKEFCVKGMIKIKGDIVEVST; translated from the coding sequence ATGCTTAGAGACAATATTGGTCTTGAATTAAAAAATTTAGATAAAATTCCTATCCCGGTAGATATACATGTGATAAGAGCTACATTAGCAACAGGAGTTATTAGAGGAAATTTTAAAACTGAAAAAAATAAACTAACTAAATATACACAAGAAGTTTGGTTTGAGAGTTTTAAAAAACTTCAGAATGAAGGCATAGATTTGATACCATTAAATATGGATAAACCTCTTTGGTATCTTTCTAAAAATGGTTGTTATAGGCGAGATAAAATTACCGGGGATTGTCCATATTATTCTGAATGTATAGCAAAAGAGTTTTGCGTTAAAGGAATGATTAAAATAAAAGGTGATATAGTGGAGGTGAGCACATGA
- a CDS encoding damage-control phosphatase ARMT1 family protein has protein sequence MKAYLDCIPCLIRQALDTVRLSTDDEKIQRITLIQVMNFLINFFQNNPDEVPTPPYIAYHIYRIIKEVTKCEDPYHDIKVKYNEIALNMYPELKNIVENSSDPLLTAIRLAIAGNIVDFGATGGQFDLKATLKEVLTQEFAIYHYDLFCESLKNSRTLLYLGDNAGEIVFDKILIEEILKKHKLKIYYAVKGAPVINDVTIEDAEQVKMNEVAEVITTGCDAPGTILNLCSEEFLKIYNNADMIISKGQGNYETLSEEKKKNIFFLLKAKCVIIARHLKVKVGDIILKKVGSNN, from the coding sequence ATGAAAGCATATTTAGATTGTATCCCCTGTTTAATAAGACAGGCACTTGATACTGTAAGGCTTTCTACAGATGATGAGAAAATCCAGAGAATAACTCTAATCCAAGTAATGAATTTTCTTATTAATTTTTTTCAAAATAATCCAGATGAAGTTCCTACTCCTCCGTATATAGCCTATCACATTTACAGAATTATTAAAGAAGTTACGAAGTGCGAAGACCCTTATCATGACATAAAAGTTAAATATAATGAGATAGCATTAAATATGTATCCAGAGCTTAAAAATATAGTAGAAAATTCATCTGATCCTTTACTAACTGCAATAAGACTTGCAATCGCAGGAAATATTGTTGATTTTGGTGCAACTGGTGGTCAGTTTGATCTAAAGGCAACTTTGAAAGAGGTATTAACTCAAGAATTTGCTATATACCATTATGATTTATTTTGCGAAAGCTTAAAAAATTCAAGAACATTACTTTATCTTGGCGATAATGCTGGGGAGATTGTTTTTGATAAAATACTAATAGAAGAAATCCTAAAAAAGCATAAGTTAAAAATTTATTATGCAGTAAAAGGTGCGCCAGTGATCAATGATGTAACTATAGAAGATGCAGAGCAAGTTAAAATGAATGAGGTAGCTGAAGTCATTACTACCGGTTGCGATGCCCCTGGAACAATCTTAAATTTATGCTCAGAAGAGTTTTTAAAAATTTATAATAATGCAGATATGATAATCTCTAAAGGGCAAGGTAATTATGAAACATTGAGCGAAGAAAAGAAGAAAAATATATTCTTTCTTCTAAAAGCAAAATGTGTAATTATTGCAAGGCATCTAAAAGTAAAAGTAGGTGATATAATACTTAAAAAGGTTGGAAGTAATAATTAA
- a CDS encoding endonuclease NucS domain-containing protein, which translates to MATEIKVWQIINETLEPIETSMVEEKRLEKDLENWIKTHPEILGENILVIEEQVSTSEGFIDFLGIDKETGDLIIIELKRDRLGRDALAQAIDYASEVASWTEDDINERINKKLKDLIIDENLNLEDSNINLNQNQKILLVGFSMEDRLQRMIDWLSEKYGMSINAVLLKYVKTKNGEELIARTMVIPEEIEKERAEKQRGQIKIQLSDEPGNYNIDELKKLLLKYLSEDRPVPKRIRTILLPLCLEHPIVTRNMIKEELLKRGEAEDETSAGKIITTISREIGIEKRDYLRQILRYDKISEHQKENYRISEEYKQLVKEILSELNKE; encoded by the coding sequence ATGGCTACAGAGATTAAAGTATGGCAGATTATTAATGAAACATTAGAACCCATTGAAACTTCAATGGTAGAGGAGAAGCGTTTAGAAAAGGACCTTGAAAATTGGATTAAAACACATCCAGAAATTTTAGGAGAAAATATCCTAGTAATAGAAGAACAAGTTTCTACTAGTGAAGGATTTATTGATTTTCTAGGGATAGATAAGGAGACAGGAGATCTCATCATTATTGAGCTTAAAAGGGATAGACTTGGGAGAGATGCTTTAGCACAGGCTATAGACTATGCTTCAGAAGTGGCTTCTTGGACAGAAGATGATATTAATGAGCGTATTAACAAAAAATTAAAAGACTTGATCATTGATGAAAACTTGAATTTGGAGGATTCAAACATTAACCTTAACCAAAATCAAAAAATTTTGCTTGTGGGTTTTTCTATGGAGGACCGTTTACAAAGAATGATCGATTGGCTTTCTGAAAAATACGGAATGAGTATCAATGCAGTTCTTTTAAAATATGTAAAAACAAAGAATGGTGAGGAATTAATTGCAAGAACTATGGTTATACCTGAAGAGATAGAAAAAGAAAGAGCTGAAAAACAAAGAGGGCAGATAAAAATTCAATTGTCTGATGAACCAGGGAATTATAATATAGATGAATTAAAAAAACTATTATTAAAATATCTCTCAGAAGATAGACCTGTTCCAAAGCGTATAAGAACGATATTACTTCCTTTATGCTTAGAACATCCTATTGTAACTCGTAACATGATAAAGGAAGAATTACTCAAGAGAGGAGAAGCTGAAGATGAAACTTCAGCCGGGAAAATTATAACCACTATTTCAAGAGAAATAGGAATAGAAAAAAGAGATTATCTGCGCCAAATATTGAGATACGATAAAATAAGCGAACATCAAAAAGAAAATTATAGAATTTCCGAAGAATACAAACAATTAGTAAAAGAAATACTATCTGAACTTAATAAAGAATAA
- a CDS encoding PD-(D/E)XK nuclease family protein translates to MFRQKQQFKPQTNKISLSPSEIGKPLLNDFCPRCFWFTKKFPIKDKHPFSSPMAGILSITDKYVKDVVKWHVQVLNQLPTWILNQLQNFYPHLDFENIRLIRPTSWRVSLFDGTCLLSGQADEIIEFSDGSLFIIDYKTAALTEYQTKLRPLYEAQLNAYAYLANKKLGKPVVGLALVYFDPEYKDLKDEVMLHRTKEKFLFGFNPTVVPVKLMDNEWVEDLCQTLFEILSLNSPPEGRSNCEGCNLLQDWLNKISNYLL, encoded by the coding sequence ATGTTTAGACAAAAGCAACAATTTAAACCCCAAACAAATAAAATCTCTCTTAGCCCAAGCGAAATAGGGAAACCGCTTCTTAATGATTTCTGTCCTCGGTGCTTTTGGTTTACTAAAAAGTTTCCGATTAAAGATAAACATCCTTTTAGCTCTCCAATGGCAGGTATCCTTAGCATAACCGATAAATATGTTAAGGATGTTGTTAAATGGCATGTGCAGGTATTAAACCAATTACCAACTTGGATACTAAATCAATTGCAGAATTTTTATCCTCACCTTGATTTTGAGAATATTAGATTGATAAGACCAACTTCTTGGCGGGTTTCTCTTTTTGATGGGACATGCCTTTTAAGCGGACAAGCTGACGAAATTATAGAGTTTTCTGATGGCTCATTATTCATCATTGATTATAAAACTGCTGCTCTAACAGAGTATCAAACAAAATTAAGACCTTTGTATGAGGCACAACTTAACGCTTATGCCTATTTAGCTAACAAAAAGTTGGGAAAGCCTGTTGTAGGCTTAGCTTTAGTATACTTTGACCCAGAGTATAAAGACCTTAAGGATGAGGTCATGCTACACCGAACTAAAGAAAAGTTTCTTTTTGGTTTCAACCCAACAGTAGTGCCAGTAAAGCTTATGGACAACGAGTGGGTAGAAGATTTATGCCAAACCCTGTTTGAAATTCTTTCTTTGAATTCACCCCCTGAAGGAAGGTCAAACTGCGAGGGGTGTAATTTACTACAGGACTGGTTAAATAAAATTAGCAATTATTTGTTATAA
- a CDS encoding DUF6884 domain-containing protein — translation MRTLCIVSCGKKKIWDEKPDAGPTKAKDVYIGAFAKKCREYAEKFYSTSWCILSAKYGFLLPDEIVPGNYNATFCRNKSEKNIYRGTF, via the coding sequence ATGAGGACACTGTGTATAGTTTCTTGTGGAAAAAAGAAAATATGGGATGAAAAACCAGATGCAGGTCCTACTAAGGCAAAAGATGTATATATAGGAGCGTTTGCTAAAAAGTGTAGAGAATATGCAGAGAAATTTTATTCAACATCTTGGTGCATTTTATCTGCAAAATATGGATTTTTGCTTCCTGATGAGATTGTTCCAGGTAATTATAATGCGACCTTTTGCAGAAATAAATCAGAAAAAAATATCTATAGAGGAACTTTCTAA
- a CDS encoding ATP-binding protein — protein sequence MKRLRETKERLEDVTKRVGVGAYHRTVPYEIFQTVKSYLLKLYMGYEVNPPADELPFSVEDAFSYVKPGFLTLPMVVGFDPLDNYTSSEQSFLAIVRYRNKRYYISFSTIEDRFVGTLYVIFVVGEDPEELYSIELTNLLIKLAIRNSGYYGKFLKFSSPTDNIERVKFKVLLPPNLTLDDIYLKDKSDLEDFVEAVKRKNQGLRYLFVGEPGTGKTDTVKAIIAECLKSNGITVIEVDAGCGISLNHVFEYAEIFSPVLLCIDDIDLLVGSRENPLKARDLSSALQALDGFVEKEDHYLIATTNDRKLVDFALRRPGRFDLIMEFEELDPEFYPNLVLRESKDERLSEVFKDEKVRKKLSNLKVTGAFIVTLVKHLLKPRYEETRYEPNTVLALIDKLQTSFKQEVKKEEKLGFVGGDNE from the coding sequence ATGAAAAGACTAAGAGAGACCAAAGAAAGGTTGGAAGATGTGACCAAAAGGGTTGGCGTTGGTGCTTATCATAGAACAGTTCCTTATGAAATCTTTCAGACAGTTAAATCATATTTACTCAAGCTTTACATGGGCTATGAGGTTAATCCTCCAGCTGATGAATTGCCTTTTTCTGTTGAAGATGCTTTCTCTTATGTTAAACCAGGGTTTTTGACTCTGCCTATGGTTGTAGGGTTTGATCCTCTTGATAATTATACTTCTTCAGAGCAGTCTTTTCTTGCTATTGTTAGGTATAGAAATAAAAGATATTACATTTCATTTTCTACTATTGAAGATAGGTTCGTCGGGACTCTTTATGTTATTTTTGTGGTAGGTGAAGACCCAGAAGAATTATACTCTATTGAGTTAACCAATCTTCTAATAAAGCTTGCTATCAGAAATTCAGGCTATTACGGAAAATTCCTAAAATTTTCTAGTCCCACTGACAACATTGAAAGGGTCAAATTTAAAGTTTTACTTCCTCCCAATCTTACCCTTGATGATATTTATTTAAAAGACAAATCAGATCTTGAGGATTTTGTAGAAGCTGTAAAAAGGAAAAATCAAGGTCTTAGATATCTTTTTGTTGGTGAGCCTGGTACAGGAAAAACAGATACAGTGAAAGCTATCATAGCTGAGTGTTTAAAGTCTAATGGAATAACAGTGATAGAGGTTGATGCAGGATGTGGCATATCTTTAAATCATGTTTTTGAATACGCAGAAATATTTAGCCCGGTTTTACTATGCATAGACGATATTGACCTCTTAGTTGGGTCAAGAGAAAACCCTTTAAAAGCGAGAGATCTTTCAAGTGCACTTCAAGCCTTAGATGGTTTTGTTGAGAAGGAGGATCATTATTTAATTGCTACTACTAACGATAGAAAACTTGTTGATTTTGCTTTGAGAAGACCAGGCAGGTTTGACCTCATTATGGAGTTTGAAGAGCTTGATCCAGAATTTTATCCCAACCTTGTTTTAAGAGAATCAAAAGATGAACGCTTAAGTGAAGTGTTTAAAGACGAAAAGGTAAGAAAAAAGCTTTCTAATCTCAAGGTGACAGGTGCATTCATTGTAACCTTAGTTAAGCATTTACTTAAGCCCCGGTATGAAGAAACAAGATACGAACCTAATACAGTATTAGCTTTGATAGACAAGCTTCAAACGTCCTTTAAGCAGGAGGTGAAAAAGGAAGAAAAATTAGGTTTTGTTGGAGGAGATAATGAGTAA
- the topA gene encoding type I DNA topoisomerase: MILFVVESPTKIRTLQKFLRDGFIFRATLGHIKDLPKAKLGIDLKTFEPALYWLPNKKKVLSEIKKISSKVKEIYLATDPDREGEAIAYHLYEYLSKANPKLNFKRLDLIEITEKGLKLALSNLREINPYLYQSWLTRRVLDRLIGYLISPKLSKTFEKSLSAGRVQSVALRLIVEREKEIENFVPEKSYSLEIKLKRDSVTILSEFYYKNRLYKTKNKEELIKFYKEKLLNNLIILEKIEEKIEKKNPPLPLKTTTLIEISQKMLGYEPKQTMYYAQRLYENGYITYMRTDSVRVSEYAQKMVKEFIKLYFGEEFVGKERKIRQNRFVQDAHECIRPTDVFREEVPLSEPEKKLYQLIRTYFIASQMSPAKYLIRTYIFTNQNLEKDYFLKAIFKKLLFEGFLKVFKGEKEEKEFIDLKAGEIFEILAWKIKEHITEPPSPYTPSTLIKKLESLGIGRPSTYATLLDILYKRKYVTKEKGFLRPTELGKEVCEYLIKSFPEFLDYKFTSKTEEDLEKVVENKKTYQEIVSFNYEILKNYL, from the coding sequence ATGATACTTTTTGTAGTTGAATCCCCTACCAAAATTAGAACTTTGCAGAAATTTTTAAGGGATGGTTTTATTTTTAGGGCTACTCTTGGGCATATAAAAGATCTTCCCAAAGCTAAGCTGGGTATTGATTTAAAAACTTTTGAGCCAGCGTTATATTGGCTTCCCAATAAGAAAAAAGTTCTTTCAGAGATTAAAAAAATAAGTTCAAAAGTAAAAGAAATATACCTTGCTACAGATCCTGATAGAGAAGGAGAAGCTATTGCCTATCATCTTTATGAATATCTCTCTAAAGCTAATCCTAAGCTTAATTTTAAAAGGCTTGATTTGATAGAAATTACAGAAAAGGGGTTAAAATTAGCTCTCTCCAATTTAAGAGAAATTAATCCCTATCTTTATCAATCTTGGCTTACAAGAAGGGTTCTTGATAGACTTATAGGTTATCTAATTTCTCCAAAACTTTCAAAAACTTTTGAAAAGAGCCTTTCAGCTGGAAGGGTTCAGAGTGTAGCTTTAAGATTGATTGTAGAAAGAGAAAAAGAAATAGAAAATTTTGTTCCTGAAAAGAGCTATTCCTTAGAAATTAAACTAAAAAGAGATTCTGTAACAATTCTATCTGAGTTTTATTATAAAAATAGACTTTATAAAACAAAAAATAAAGAGGAACTTATAAAATTCTATAAAGAAAAGCTTCTTAATAATTTGATAATCCTTGAGAAAATAGAAGAAAAAATAGAAAAGAAAAATCCACCCTTACCCCTTAAAACAACTACACTTATTGAAATTTCTCAAAAAATGTTAGGCTACGAACCAAAGCAAACCATGTATTATGCTCAAAGACTTTATGAAAATGGATATATTACTTACATGAGAACTGATTCTGTCAGAGTAAGTGAATATGCTCAAAAAATGGTAAAAGAATTTATAAAGCTTTATTTTGGAGAAGAATTTGTAGGAAAGGAAAGAAAAATCAGACAAAATAGATTTGTTCAAGATGCTCATGAATGCATTAGACCAACAGATGTATTTAGAGAAGAAGTTCCTCTTTCTGAGCCAGAGAAGAAACTTTATCAGCTTATAAGAACTTATTTTATTGCAAGCCAAATGTCTCCTGCAAAATATCTTATTAGAACCTATATTTTTACAAACCAGAATTTAGAAAAAGATTACTTTTTGAAAGCTATATTTAAAAAGCTTCTTTTTGAAGGTTTTTTAAAGGTTTTCAAGGGAGAAAAAGAAGAAAAGGAATTTATAGATTTAAAAGCTGGAGAAATCTTTGAAATTTTAGCCTGGAAAATTAAGGAACATATAACAGAACCACCCTCTCCTTATACTCCCTCAACTTTAATAAAAAAACTTGAATCTCTTGGTATTGGAAGACCATCTACTTACGCAACTTTGCTTGATATTCTTTATAAGAGGAAATATGTAACAAAAGAAAAAGGCTTTTTAAGACCTACAGAACTTGGAAAAGAAGTTTGTGAATATTTGATAAAAAGTTTC